A stretch of the Zeugodacus cucurbitae isolate PBARC_wt_2022May chromosome 6, idZeuCucr1.2, whole genome shotgun sequence genome encodes the following:
- the LOC105218875 gene encoding flap endonuclease 1 yields MGILGLAKLIADIAPSAIKENEIKNYFGRKVAIDASMCLYQFLIAVRADGAQLTTVDGEPTSHLMGMFYRTIRMLEHGIKPVYVFDGKPPDLKSGELAKRAERREEAQKALEKAEEAGNAEEVEKFNRRLVRVTKEHSREAQELLKLMGVPYVVAPCEAEAQCAALVKSGKVYGTATEDMDALTFGSSVLLRHLTFSEARKMPVKEFSYEKVLQGFELTSTEFIDLCILLGCDYCEGIKGIGPKRAIELINTYRDIETILENIDQKKYTVAKDWNYKVARELFIKPEVADPLTIELKWTEPDEEGLVKFLCGDRQFNEDRVRAGAKKIQKSKNTQTQGRLDSFFKTIPSTNKATPKRKTEDDKKTANKKAKTGGAARGRRPK; encoded by the exons aTGGGAATTTTGGGCTTAGCGAAATTGATCGCAGATATTGCACCATCCGCCATAAaggaaaatgaaatcaaaaactaCTTTG GCCGTAAAGTGGCTATTGATGCATCTATGTGCCTGTATCAATTTCTAATTGCCGTACGTGCTGATGGTGCACAACTAACCACTGTGGATGGTGAACCTACTTCACATTTGATGGGTATGTTTTATCGCACCATACGCATGTTGGAGCACGGCATCAAGCCGGTATATGTGTTTGACGGTAAGCCACCAGATCTAAAGTCGGGTGAATTGGCTAAACGTGCTGAGCGTCGTGAAGAGGCACAAAAGGCCTTAGAGAAGGCGGAAGAAGCCGGCAATGCAGAGGAAGTGGAGAAATTCAATCGACGTTTGGTGCGTGTTACGAAAGAGCATTCGCGTGAAGCGCAGGAACTACTTAAATTAATGGGTGTGCCATATGTGGTGGCACCCTGTGAGGCGGAAGCGCAATGTGCGGCGCTAGTAAAGTCGGGTAAAGTTTATGGCACTGCTACAGAGGATATGGATGCGCTTACTTTCGGCTCAAGTGTGCTGTTGCGGCATTTAACATTTAGCGAGGCGCGCAAAATGCCGGTTAAAGAGTTTAGCTATGAGAAAGTGCTACAAGGCTTCGAACTGACAAGCACGGAG TTCATAGACCTCTGCATACTGCTGGGTTGTGATTACTGCGAAGGCATTAAAGGTATTGGTCCAAAACGCgcaattgaattaattaatactTATCGTGATATTGAGACAATACTCGAAAATATTGATCAAAAGAAATATACCGTTGCGAAAGATTGGAATTATAAAGTTGCGCGCGAGCTCTTTATAAAACCCGAAGTAGCAGATCCACTAACTATTGAG CTTAAATGGACTGAACCAGATGAGGAAGGTTTGGTGAAATTTCTCTGTGGTGATCGCCAATTCAATGAGGATCGTGTACGCGCTGGcgcaaagaaaatacaaaagtcAAAAAATACACAAACGCAAGGACGTTTAGATAGTTTCTTTAAG ACTATACCATCTACGAATAAAGCTACACCTAAACGCAAAACAGAAGACGACAAGAAGACTGCCAATAAAAAAGCAAAGACTGGCGGTGCCGCACGTGGCAGGCGTCCCAAGTAA
- the LOC105218877 gene encoding protein DEK isoform X3, translating to MVLYSNVQGTINIRYFIVYLVMLCVTVRLPKENKSDDKSNVDAGDDKKSAQKDKLGDAKEANDSKDDNDAAEVDDKKTEGKEKNGTVAGAAGGAATAAAVDKKKPAKEQGKEKNDKKADKNKDDKSDEEENENQEVDEDDENVVALAEIDRINDNINKTRVDGLQTLHEICFNAVGKNNVVKKNLRSFAGFEFEKDSSEYKKKLDAIKKTDAKALKGICDILALAGKGTKDEIANRVLKFLMEPDESLCVDEAAEEEEEDMDEDEEPVDDDEEVSEEEERKRKPTSRAPARNSSSGRPRRATAGKKMSAYVDFSSSDESERNTAPAKRKRHDDSESGSDYNPSGGNSDSDGARGGGRKALARGGRGGRPARKSWKKNSDSEEEEFDLSDADSDVPKRKRATPGKRGRPAAAAATNKRGTRGRGAKPTKSRKRKDSESEDEEISEDEEEEEEMSDFGSDQSEEEEESKKFKKPSTPVKNAKANNKAKTPAKPAGRPKKASKKEEEEESDDEDEPLNKKGKATFPTDEQIRNYVKEILDKANLEEITMKTVCKQVYAKYPDFDLTDKKDFIKATVKALIAA from the exons ATGGTTTTGTATAGTAATGTCCAAGGTACAATAAATATTCGCTATTTCATAGTTTATCTCGTCATGTTATGTGTGACCGTTAGACTTCCCAAgg AAAATAAATCCGATGATAAATCCAACGTCGATGCAGGCGATGATAAAAAGTCAGCTCAAAAGGACAAACTCGGTGATGCCAAGGAGGCTAACGACTCCAAAGACGATAATGATGCGGCCGAAGTTGATGATAAGAAGACTGAAGGTAAGGAGAAGAATGGCACAGTAGCGGGTGCTGCAGGCGGCGCCGCCACAGCGGCTGCTGTTGATAAAAAGAAGCCAGCCAAGGAGCAAGGCAAAGAGAAGAACGACAAAAAAGCTGACAAAAATAAAGATGATAAATCTGATGAAGAGGAGAATGAAAACCAGGAAGTCGATGAAGATGATGAGAATGTGGTGGCATTAGCCGAAATTGATAGAATCAATGATAATATAAATAAGACACGAGTTGATGGACTACAAACGTTGCACGAG aTCTGTTTCAATGCTGTCGGTAAAAATAATGTTGTTAAAAAGAATTTACGCTCATTTGCCGGTTTCGAGTTTGAGAAGGACTCTagtgaatataagaaaaaattggaTGCCATTAAGAAGACCGATGCGAAGGCACTTAAGGGTATTTGTGATATACTAGCGTTGGCGGGCAAAG GCACAAAAGATGAAATTGCAAATCGTGTGCTCAAATTCCTTATGGAACCAGATGAGTCGCTCTGTGTGGATGAAGCGGCTGAGGAGGAGGAAGAAGATATGGACGAGGATGAGGAG CCAGTCGATGATGATGAAGAGGTGAGCGAAGAAGAGGAGCGTAAACGTAAACCAACCAGTCGCGCACCAGCACGAAATTCATCAAGTGGCCGCCCTAGACGCGCAACTGCTggcaaaa AAATGTCCGCCTATGTTGACTTCTCCAGCTCAGATGAAAGTGAACGTAATACAGCGCCGGCCAAGCGAAAGCGTCACGATGACTCCGAGTCGGGCTCAGAT taCAATCCATCTGGTGGCAATTCCGATTCGGATGGTGCACGTGGTGGTGGCCGCAAGGCATTAGCACGCGGCGGACGCGGTGGACGACCAGCACGTAAAAGTTGGAAAAAGAATTCCGATTCCGAAGAAGAAGAGTTTGATCTCTCCGATGCAGATAGTGAT GTGCCGAAACGTAAACGCGCAACACCGGGTAAGCGTGGCCgacctgctgctgctgccgccacaAATAAACGTGGTACACGTGGACGTGGCGCCAAACCAACCAAATCGCGCAAACGCAAAGACTCAGAAAGTGAAGATGAAGAAATTTCTGAGGATGAGGAGGAAGAGGAGGAGATGTCCGACTTTGGCAGCGACCAGAGTGAG GAGGAAGAGGAgtcaaagaaattcaaaaaaccCTCAACGCCTGTGAAAAATGCTAAAGCTAATAACAAAGCTAAAACGCCAGCTAAAC ccgCTGGTCGACCGAAAAAAGCCAGCAAAAAAGAGGAGGAGGAAGAGTCCGATGATGAGGATGAGCCGCTAAACAAAAAGGGCAAGGCGACATTCCCCACG GACGAACAAATACGCAATTATGTTAAGGAAATCTTAGATAAAGCCAATCTCGAAGAGATCACCATGAAAACGGTGTGCAAGCAGGTGTATGCAAAATATCCCGATTTCGATTTAACAGATAAAAAGGATTTCATAAAAGCCACAGTAAAGGCG TTAATTGCGGCATAA
- the LOC105218887 gene encoding integrator complex subunit 8 produces MSVEKSALNSLNKKMDDPLRPKAVPLAAETVLWFEFLLDPQLISKHLQKPNPDPSALELMSQFISVTPDVIMPPQYDLTSPDTENMPGGIPVTPGAGVNSGAGTMNMDGLRIPRKQIALKILTLKVATWLKWNLDVLEKSLPIPKQLFLLRDLCTICFGKLVTIPLQQDFQPKISSDGHEHAARFALTFYHRWVLRLQILKDIAMKAARPSMSNMFVPMEPMHQFFAPDIPPQNSVEYLQELCNSNEPFYVFTFDTFVTLHADTETMRQNFEHMQKISLAELRAQIYFDLVNFYLYTKQYRQAREAVNECRRNLKEMKADYKAESAKRTAAGYLFCHVNDEELEGYLLACGCSEQHTTLTERFNASSLKQYRDIIEILQEDNHIREIPLVSRRILELDIEGAISQGSLKESRALEMQVAALNLVRSIFEEGNIFTSVDYFDKYRHMNCFVALIDAISNVLPHCTLGERNTIKSFLIDSILKQNNGKQFLQHLQHMQLFSATELLELERQTADEELTVPTLATLSEWKFNSKIIRIDVGSLERQLISCTNANTVRKLLVKLAATNPAKPLWTVNPSWEIATPIKSLLMSMQRGFLQDFAYVLLGKAREMTAKSDYIGAVSMLSVLKSETQRQELSPTTVVSKLGKLVNWEILFIQITQCLEEWNRKTLDLQSLGNRCKLCLASLQSNDNIIPRIEIIEACAIMLLNLGDWNSLTFLDKRLPQLELPIAFAATVLDMEKMKGSKKMCRDAFDLVLQMFVNTTKRSGGPGGGGGGSGGGSSRNSPSLAVSTGLQPFLKRIRHQLIFSLAISCLGKIQNILRDDTNHDLCGEYMHLWPTNISSPLAYSVRIVCETLHWLLTEALKYYPQTIAWLKTKGDLELAIGNNEAAMRCYVNALITGTDYCTFPRQRSVADDYIIHKMIRCSSNLGCHMQATVLCQFLEEIDYGIVFKKLTEKSSNFTDAMDAYYNCIWDTTLLEFIINLHARKGEHSRKLEAIAIMGSLELNANNNDEIKREAAAIRKTRFLRALAKQYLL; encoded by the exons atgagCGTTGAAAAGAGtgcattaaattcattaaataaaaaaatggacgaTCCTTTACGTCCAAAAGCGGTACCGCTTGCCGCCGAAACGGTGCTTTGGTTTGAATTTCTACTCGATCCGCAATTAATTAGCAAGCACCTGCAAAAGCCCAATCCAG ATCCCAGCGCATTGGAATTAATGTCACAATTCATATCTGTTACACCAGATGTAATAATGCCGCCACAATATGATTTAACTTCGCCAGACACAGAAAATATGCCGGGTGGCATACCGGTGACGCCAGGCGCAGGCGTAAACAGTGGTGCTGGCACGATGAACATGGACGGCCTACGTATACCGCGTAAACAAATTGCTTTGAAGATTTTAACGCTTAAAGTAGCCACGTGGTTAAAGTGGAATTTAG ATGTATTGGAAAAGAGCTTACCCATACCAAAGCAATTGTTTTTATTGCGTGATTTGTGCACGATATGCTTTGGAAAATTGGTTACTATACCTTTGCAGCAGGATTTCCAGCCAAAAATAT CATCTGATGGGCATGAGCACGCAGCGCGCTTTGCGCTCACTTTCTATCACCGTTGGGTGCTACGTTTGCAAATTCTAAAAGATATTGCTATGAAAGCAGCGCGCCCCTCCATGTcgaatat GTTTGTGCCAATGGAGCCGATGCATCAATTCTTCGCGCCTGATATACCACCACAAAATAGCGTGGAGTATCTGCAGGAGCTTTGCAACTCCAACGAACCATTTTATGTCTTCACCTTCGACACATTTGTTACGCTGCACGCAGACACTGAAACGATGCGACAAAATTTCGAACATATGCAAAAGATTTCTCTAGCCGAGTTACGTGCACAAATCTATTTCGATTTGGTTAATTTCTACTTATATACCAAACAATATAGACAAGCGCGCGAAGCTGTAAATGAGTGTCGACGCAATTTGAAAGAAATGAAAGCGGACTATAAAGCAGAATCGGCCAAACGCACAGCGGCTGGTTATCTCTTTTGCCACGTGAATGACGAGGAGCTGGAAGGTTATCTACTGGCTTGCGGCTGCAGCGAGCAACATACCACCTTAACGGAGCGCTTTAATGCCTCCTCATTGAAACAGTATAGA GACATCATTGAAATACTACAAGAGGACAACCATATACGTGAAATACCGCTTGTAAGCCGACGCATACTCGAACTAGACATTGAGGGGGCCATTTCTCAGGGTTCACTCAAGGAGTCACGCGCACTCGAGATGCAAGTAGCTGCATTAAATTTGGTTCGCAGCATTTTTGAGGAGGGCAATATTTTTACAAGCGTGGactattttgataaatatagaCATATGAATTGTTTCGTGGCGCTTATAGAT GCAATCAGTAACGTACTGCCGCATTGTACGCTTGGCGAACGTAATACAATCAAAAGCTTTCTCATAGACagcattttaaagcaaaataatgGCAAACAATTTCTACAACACTTGCAACACATGCAACTCTTCTCAGCAACAGAATTACTTGAACTAGAACGACAAACAGCCGATGAAGAGCTCACTGTGCCAACGCTTGCAACGCTCAGTGAATGGAAATTTAATTCGAAAA TAATACGCATTGATGTCGGCTCACTCGAACGTCAACTAATCTCCTGTACAAATGCGAATACTGTGCGTAAATTACTGGTCAAATTGGCTGCCACCAATCCAGCTAAGCCATTGTGGACCGTAAATCCAAGTTGGGAGATTGCCACACCGATTAAATCGCTGCTCATGTCTATGCAAAGAGGTTTTCTACAGGACTTTGCTTATGTCTTATTGGGCAAAGCACGCGAGATGACTGCAAAAAGT GACTACATTGGCGCGGTCTCTATGCTAAGCGTGCTGAAGTCGGAGACACAACGCCAGGAGCTCTCACCTACCACAGTGGTTTCAAAGCTAGGCAAGCTGGTCAACTGGGAGATtttattcatacaaattacacaGTGTTTGGAAGAGTGGAATCGTAAAACTTTGGATCTACAGTCGCTGGGCAACCGCTGCAAGCTATGCTTAGCTTCCTTACAAAGCAACGACAACATTATACCGCGCATAGAG ATAATCGAAGCCTGCGCCATCATGCTGCTCAATCTGGGCGATTGGAATTCGCTAACGTTCTTGGATAAGCGCCTGCCACAGCTCGAATTACCCATTGCATTTGCAGCCACCGTGCTTGATATGGAAAAGATGAAAGGCTCTAAGAAGATGTGCCGTGACGCCTTCGATTTGGTGCTGCAAATGTTTGTGAATACCACGAAGCGTAGCGGTGGACCtggcggtggtggcggcggttCTGGTGGTGGTAGTTCACGTAATTCACCTTCCCTAGCAGTTTCAACGGGCCTACAACCGTTTCTGAAACGTATACGCCATCAATTGATCTTCTCGCTGGCCATATCCTGCCttggaaaaatacaaaacatcTTACGCGATGATACAAATCATGATTTGTGTGGTGAATATATGCATTTGTGGCCAACTAACATATCAAG TCCCTTGGCCTATAGCGTGCGTATAGTTTGTGAGACTTTGCATTGGCTGTTAACCGAAGCTTTGAAATATTATCCACAAACTATTGCATGGTTGAAAACGAAGGGTGACTTGGAATTGG CTATTGGCAATAACGAAGCGGCTATGCGTTGCTATGTTAATGCGCtgatcaccggcaccgattacTGTACATTTCCACGGCAACGCAGTGTAGCTGatgattatataatacataaaatgaTACGTTGCTCATCGAATTTAGGCTGTCACATGCAGGCCACCGTGCTGTGTCag TTCTTGGAGGAAATTGATTATGGCATTGTATTCAAAAAACTCACCGAGAAATCTTCGAATTTCACCGATGCAATGGATGCATATTATAATTGCATTTGGGACACAACCCTATTGGAATTCATAATCAATTTACACGCTAGAAAGGGCGAACATAGTCGCAAGTTGGAGGCg ATCGCCATTATGGGCTCACTTGAATTGAATGCAAACAACAATGATGAAATCAAACGTGAAGCGGCCGCAATACGGAAAACACGTTTTCTACGCGCACTAGCCAAACagtatttgttgtaa
- the LOC105218877 gene encoding protein DEK isoform X1, protein MESENKTEETKAGGDTAATTTAATEKAPENDKKDVTASGTESPETAAAAAAEKKNSTGADDEANDKKADKVSTATENDDKKPKSETDAENKSDDKSNVDAGDDKKSAQKDKLGDAKEANDSKDDNDAAEVDDKKTEGKEKNGTVAGAAGGAATAAAVDKKKPAKEQGKEKNDKKADKNKDDKSDEEENENQEVDEDDENVVALAEIDRINDNINKTRVDGLQTLHEICFNAVGKNNVVKKNLRSFAGFEFEKDSSEYKKKLDAIKKTDAKALKGICDILALAGKGTKDEIANRVLKFLMEPDESLCVDEAAEEEEEDMDEDEEPVDDDEEVSEEEERKRKPTSRAPARNSSSGRPRRATAGKKMSAYVDFSSSDESERNTAPAKRKRHDDSESGSDYNPSGGNSDSDGARGGGRKALARGGRGGRPARKSWKKNSDSEEEEFDLSDADSDVPKRKRATPGKRGRPAAAAATNKRGTRGRGAKPTKSRKRKDSESEDEEISEDEEEEEEMSDFGSDQSEEEEESKKFKKPSTPVKNAKANNKAKTPAKPAGRPKKASKKEEEEESDDEDEPLNKKGKATFPTDEQIRNYVKEILDKANLEEITMKTVCKQVYAKYPDFDLTDKKDFIKATVKALIAA, encoded by the exons ATG GAAAGCGAGAACAAAACAGAGGAGACAAAAGCCGGAGGCGATACTGCGGCGACAACAACGGCAGCAACAGAGAAAGCCCCAGAGAACGATAAGAAAGACGTAACCGCTAGTGGTACAGAAAGTCCAgaaactgctgctgctgctgcggcagaGAAGAAAAATAGTACAGGTGCTGATGACGAAGCTAACGATAAGAAAGCAGATAAGGTGTCTACAGCAACAGAGAATGACGACAAGAAACCAAAATCAGAAACTGATGCAG AAAATAAATCCGATGATAAATCCAACGTCGATGCAGGCGATGATAAAAAGTCAGCTCAAAAGGACAAACTCGGTGATGCCAAGGAGGCTAACGACTCCAAAGACGATAATGATGCGGCCGAAGTTGATGATAAGAAGACTGAAGGTAAGGAGAAGAATGGCACAGTAGCGGGTGCTGCAGGCGGCGCCGCCACAGCGGCTGCTGTTGATAAAAAGAAGCCAGCCAAGGAGCAAGGCAAAGAGAAGAACGACAAAAAAGCTGACAAAAATAAAGATGATAAATCTGATGAAGAGGAGAATGAAAACCAGGAAGTCGATGAAGATGATGAGAATGTGGTGGCATTAGCCGAAATTGATAGAATCAATGATAATATAAATAAGACACGAGTTGATGGACTACAAACGTTGCACGAG aTCTGTTTCAATGCTGTCGGTAAAAATAATGTTGTTAAAAAGAATTTACGCTCATTTGCCGGTTTCGAGTTTGAGAAGGACTCTagtgaatataagaaaaaattggaTGCCATTAAGAAGACCGATGCGAAGGCACTTAAGGGTATTTGTGATATACTAGCGTTGGCGGGCAAAG GCACAAAAGATGAAATTGCAAATCGTGTGCTCAAATTCCTTATGGAACCAGATGAGTCGCTCTGTGTGGATGAAGCGGCTGAGGAGGAGGAAGAAGATATGGACGAGGATGAGGAG CCAGTCGATGATGATGAAGAGGTGAGCGAAGAAGAGGAGCGTAAACGTAAACCAACCAGTCGCGCACCAGCACGAAATTCATCAAGTGGCCGCCCTAGACGCGCAACTGCTggcaaaa AAATGTCCGCCTATGTTGACTTCTCCAGCTCAGATGAAAGTGAACGTAATACAGCGCCGGCCAAGCGAAAGCGTCACGATGACTCCGAGTCGGGCTCAGAT taCAATCCATCTGGTGGCAATTCCGATTCGGATGGTGCACGTGGTGGTGGCCGCAAGGCATTAGCACGCGGCGGACGCGGTGGACGACCAGCACGTAAAAGTTGGAAAAAGAATTCCGATTCCGAAGAAGAAGAGTTTGATCTCTCCGATGCAGATAGTGAT GTGCCGAAACGTAAACGCGCAACACCGGGTAAGCGTGGCCgacctgctgctgctgccgccacaAATAAACGTGGTACACGTGGACGTGGCGCCAAACCAACCAAATCGCGCAAACGCAAAGACTCAGAAAGTGAAGATGAAGAAATTTCTGAGGATGAGGAGGAAGAGGAGGAGATGTCCGACTTTGGCAGCGACCAGAGTGAG GAGGAAGAGGAgtcaaagaaattcaaaaaaccCTCAACGCCTGTGAAAAATGCTAAAGCTAATAACAAAGCTAAAACGCCAGCTAAAC ccgCTGGTCGACCGAAAAAAGCCAGCAAAAAAGAGGAGGAGGAAGAGTCCGATGATGAGGATGAGCCGCTAAACAAAAAGGGCAAGGCGACATTCCCCACG GACGAACAAATACGCAATTATGTTAAGGAAATCTTAGATAAAGCCAATCTCGAAGAGATCACCATGAAAACGGTGTGCAAGCAGGTGTATGCAAAATATCCCGATTTCGATTTAACAGATAAAAAGGATTTCATAAAAGCCACAGTAAAGGCG TTAATTGCGGCATAA
- the LOC128922845 gene encoding uncharacterized protein LOC128922845: protein MMHVTCFAHALHRLAEFVRCQFNKVNTLIASNKSVFLKVRFYCIHKANIYLTNFLGTLAKTQTANTEVLDLLKKTSSDLSSVKSGECSMLPCSPQTKNFNLRELLKTSVNGQLALSYQEKHGYLDSRNQKNLTHCIVDYYIGLGRKMQYSDMREWADEIVAVFPKEKKEFYFLERKMGKRNPSGKLFSRWANAIKLENKANSVTQEAHEDVFDGVQYFLLLLYKIICCFNNI from the exons ATGATGCATGTAACATGTTTTGCGCATGCATTGCATAGACTTGCTGAGTTTGTCCGTTGTCAATTCAACAAAGTAAATACGCTGATTGCAAGCAACAAATCTGTTTTTTTAAAGGTAAGGTTTTACTGTATTCACAaggcaaacatttatttaacaaattttttaggcACCCTCGCAAAGACACAAACTGCAAACACCGAAGTCTTAGATTTGCTGAAAAAAACATCCAGTGATTTGTCTTCCGTCAAATCGGGAGAATGTAGTATGCTACCTTGTTCGCCTCAAACGAAGAATTTCAATCTACGCGAGCTTTTAAAAACATCAGTAAACGGACAACTTGCTTTAAGTTATCAAGAAAAGCATGGGTACTTGGACAgtagaaaccaaaaaaatttaacacattGCATCGTTGACTACTATATTGGTTTAGGACGCAAAATGCAATACTCAGATATGAGGGAATGGGCGGATGAAATTGTTGCGGTATTTCCCAAAGAAAAGAAG GAATTTTACTTTTTGGAAAGAAAAATGGGAAAAAGAAATCCGAGTGGTAAATTGTTCTCGCGTTGGGCTAATGCCATAAAGTTGGAAAACAAAGCCAATTCTGTTACCCAGGAAGCTCATGAAGATGTTTTTGACGGTGTGCAATACTTTTTACTCctactttataaaataatttgttgttttaacaatatttaa